The proteins below come from a single Nitrospiraceae bacterium genomic window:
- a CDS encoding YIP1 family protein, protein MSLFVDRMIRAAKLDVHLYEEVEADRRSMGQAMGVVLLSSLAGGIGFMQEAGLMGLVIGTVGSLLGWYVWALMTYLIGTKLLPEPQTHADHGELLRTIGFSSAPGLIRVFGIIPALSGFVNLLAGVWMLVAMVIAVRQALDFQSTYRAIGVCLIGWIIQAILLALLVTTMGGVPELMLEPP, encoded by the coding sequence ATGAGTCTGTTTGTTGACCGGATGATACGCGCGGCTAAACTCGATGTTCACCTTTATGAAGAGGTGGAAGCGGATAGGCGTTCAATGGGGCAGGCGATGGGCGTCGTGCTGTTATCCAGCCTGGCCGGTGGAATCGGGTTTATGCAGGAGGCCGGTTTGATGGGGCTGGTTATTGGAACAGTCGGGTCCCTGCTCGGATGGTATGTCTGGGCGCTCATGACCTACCTTATTGGCACCAAACTGCTTCCTGAACCGCAAACCCACGCGGATCATGGTGAACTCTTACGGACGATCGGCTTTTCCAGCGCCCCTGGCCTCATTCGAGTGTTCGGTATTATCCCGGCTCTGAGCGGGTTTGTGAATCTTTTGGCCGGTGTATGGATGCTCGTGGCTATGGTCATTGCGGTGCGCCAAGCCTTGGATTTTCAGAGCACCTACCGGGCCATTGGGGTGTGTCTTATCGGCTGGATTATTCAGGCCATCCTGCTCGCGTTGCTGGTGACGACGATGGGTGGAGTACCTGAACTCATGCTGGAGCCACCGTGA
- a CDS encoding alpha/beta fold hydrolase, producing MMNQSTRFEIPGADSKRIVGDRLSGQERQLLFVTGFLSKRWGNKSKALADLCKERGWGFCCFDFRGNGESEGVFADYTLFDWLADARCVTKMLADGLPVTIIGSSLGGWLAWLLGQEFPHVQQLVLLAPAFNMLGKRAQDIAPERRQRWQETGWMPWDDDALHKDFPLSWKWVEESETLWARRLDSPKRVPTRIVHGLQDVVILPKGSWEFTEHLLTQDPQYPIELLLKTGDHRFSSPANLQTFLDVAQQLQ from the coding sequence ATGATGAATCAATCGACCAGATTTGAAATACCCGGAGCGGATTCTAAACGCATTGTCGGTGACCGCCTTTCCGGGCAAGAACGACAATTACTTTTTGTGACCGGTTTTCTTTCCAAGCGGTGGGGCAATAAAAGCAAGGCTCTGGCCGATTTGTGTAAGGAGCGAGGATGGGGATTTTGCTGTTTTGATTTTCGGGGTAATGGCGAATCAGAGGGCGTGTTCGCGGACTATACGTTGTTCGATTGGCTTGCGGATGCGCGATGCGTGACGAAGATGCTGGCCGATGGTCTGCCTGTGACCATTATTGGATCATCGTTAGGTGGCTGGCTGGCATGGCTCCTTGGACAGGAATTTCCTCACGTGCAACAATTGGTCCTCCTGGCTCCGGCGTTTAATATGCTGGGAAAACGCGCGCAGGATATTGCTCCTGAACGACGCCAACGGTGGCAGGAGACCGGATGGATGCCCTGGGACGATGACGCCTTGCATAAAGACTTTCCGCTCTCATGGAAATGGGTGGAAGAAAGCGAGACCTTATGGGCCAGGCGATTGGATTCGCCCAAGAGGGTGCCCACACGCATTGTGCATGGACTTCAGGACGTGGTCATCCTTCCAAAAGGAAGCTGGGAATTTACCGAACACCTGCTCACACAAGATCCTCAATATCCTATCGAACTGCTTTTGAAGACCGGGGATCATCGGTTTAGCAGCCCTGCTAATCTTCAGACATTCCTGGATGTTGCTCAACAGCTTCAGTAG
- a CDS encoding glycerophosphodiester phosphodiesterase family protein: MCVMTYYWPRTKSPQATWRFYGAALAGMTLCLGCTSSPSGVAPGFCQASHLETADLPERGISAHRGGQSGCPVNTNGAFQRAICLGVHQIELDVRSTADAVLVVSHDDRVTDEQGRTLRISESTLAEVRNLQLEPCAGEVAIQRIPTFEETLAVMPHNIWINVDIKENNPLVGRLVAEMVAKAQRFDQVIFGARDDTDPAVRRVAGEVEEESWVANMSREIFRSQYVDTTINSCDEFIQLSFLRGRPGVETMDPLKQAGIRVNYSWLGDEDESELRQDLGDLFARGVDFVLVDHVGQAMEGACALGITPVVPHWNGTSPFTCSEPPRCTPAR, encoded by the coding sequence ATGTGTGTGATGACATACTACTGGCCACGCACGAAGTCCCCGCAAGCCACGTGGCGATTCTACGGAGCCGCACTCGCCGGCATGACACTCTGCCTGGGATGTACTTCGTCGCCGTCCGGAGTGGCTCCGGGTTTCTGTCAGGCTTCTCATTTGGAGACGGCCGACCTTCCTGAGCGAGGCATCTCCGCGCACCGCGGGGGGCAGTCGGGATGTCCGGTGAACACGAACGGTGCCTTTCAGCGGGCAATCTGCCTTGGCGTTCATCAGATTGAACTGGATGTGCGATCCACTGCGGATGCCGTGCTTGTTGTTTCACATGATGATCGCGTGACAGACGAGCAGGGCCGAACGCTGCGCATTTCCGAGTCGACTCTCGCCGAAGTCCGGAACCTGCAGCTCGAGCCATGTGCAGGCGAGGTGGCAATACAGCGTATTCCCACATTCGAAGAGACTCTTGCCGTTATGCCGCACAATATCTGGATCAATGTGGATATCAAAGAGAACAATCCCCTGGTTGGAAGGCTCGTTGCCGAGATGGTCGCCAAAGCTCAACGCTTCGACCAGGTTATCTTCGGCGCGCGTGACGATACCGATCCGGCCGTGCGCCGTGTGGCAGGGGAGGTCGAAGAAGAGAGCTGGGTCGCCAACATGAGCCGGGAGATCTTTCGCTCCCAGTACGTTGACACCACCATTAATTCCTGTGACGAGTTCATCCAGCTGTCCTTTCTTCGCGGGCGACCCGGCGTTGAGACCATGGATCCACTGAAGCAGGCAGGAATCCGTGTGAACTATTCATGGCTCGGGGATGAAGACGAGAGCGAGCTCAGACAAGACCTGGGGGATCTGTTCGCCCGAGGGGTGGACTTTGTATTGGTTGATCATGTCGGACAGGCCATGGAAGGGGCGTGCGCTTTGGGAATCACTCCGGTGGTTCCGCACTGGAATGGCACTTCTCCCTTCACTTGCAGTGAGCCTCCTCGCTGCACACCTGCACGATGA
- a CDS encoding PAS domain S-box protein — protein MSEEHFRNIFEGVGVSIWEEDFSEVKALIDSLATDGVQNFRRYCMEHPDVVERAVGLVKVRDVNPSTVKMFGAATRSELLKSLHKIFLPETRAVFLEALVTLAERQRFFESEMILKTLRGDRLHVLFTISFPSPDQAFDRIVVTLVDVTKRKRAEEALRESEERYRSLTAAITSIVWTTDAKGRFMVPQPGWSSYTGQSWEQSRDFGWIEAIHPDDRETIQRTWNAACVSETLYESSGRLWHAQSNDYRHFEARGVPIRNVDGVVREWIGKYLDVEDRTQAEKALQESEQRFNKFMHHLPGLAWIKDLGGRYVYVNEAAGLVFQTSREEVLGKRDEDIFPAAVVDQFRENDRQALMSQAGVQVIETLKHQDGVLHHSIVSKFPILGPDGRPVLIGGMAIDMTARKQAEQLLLESEAEARRLLALNQTIMMNMGEGLYTIDSQGLVSYMNPEAERLLGWKSEELLGRSMHQVAHYKHPDGSPFPLEECPGFQVFHNGKVLRNFEDTFIRKDGSFFPVSYSSSPLRDHNGQIVGVVIVFQDITERKQAEAELRRWKDELEVRVQTRTGELLSSKNRLRSLASQLSLTEEHQRRKLASDLHDYLVQLLVVGRMKLYELKKNVPLSPEAEGLMRELEDVLQQALTYSRTTIAELSPPALHEAGLAVSLKWLAERMEKHGLRVEVHTGAYHPAHLSEDRVILLFQSVRELLFNVLKHAGVNEATVRMSSGQRGEVCIAVEDRGKGLHGDALVQAMEPGHLGLFAVQERMEAMGGRVELTSAPEIGTHVRLVLPIEESIPPEVGKKQVPHGCFEQATREGTPGVNVQPEEATNTGQTSTLSRIRVMLVDDHATLRKGLKKLLARYQNLEIVGDAKDGEEALMLVPQLKPDVVVMDNNMPKLNGIEATRYICREWPAIKVIGLSMLDEKEIRAAMLDAGAVECLQKNGTDKELYQAICALFLERS, from the coding sequence ATGAGTGAAGAACATTTCCGCAATATATTTGAGGGTGTCGGGGTTTCCATCTGGGAGGAAGATTTTTCAGAGGTCAAAGCTTTGATCGATTCACTCGCTACAGATGGTGTGCAAAATTTTCGACGCTATTGCATGGAGCATCCTGATGTGGTGGAACGGGCTGTGGGACTGGTGAAAGTTCGTGATGTGAACCCTTCCACGGTTAAGATGTTTGGCGCGGCAACACGTTCGGAACTATTGAAATCGCTTCACAAAATTTTTCTGCCGGAAACCCGCGCGGTGTTTCTAGAGGCATTGGTAACCCTTGCTGAACGTCAACGGTTTTTCGAATCAGAAATGATCCTGAAAACTCTTCGAGGTGACCGTCTCCATGTTTTGTTCACCATCAGCTTTCCTTCCCCCGATCAGGCCTTTGATCGGATAGTGGTGACCCTGGTGGACGTTACCAAGCGGAAACGGGCTGAAGAGGCCTTGCGCGAAAGCGAGGAACGTTACCGCTCACTAACGGCGGCGATTACGTCTATTGTCTGGACCACCGATGCTAAAGGCCGGTTTATGGTACCCCAACCGGGATGGTCCTCTTATACCGGCCAGTCCTGGGAGCAATCGCGTGATTTCGGCTGGATTGAGGCCATTCATCCTGATGACCGGGAAACCATTCAACGGACCTGGAATGCGGCGTGCGTGTCTGAAACGCTCTATGAATCTTCAGGGCGGCTGTGGCATGCCCAAAGTAATGATTACCGCCATTTCGAAGCGCGAGGTGTACCGATCCGGAATGTGGATGGTGTGGTGCGGGAATGGATTGGTAAATACCTTGACGTGGAAGATCGAACGCAGGCCGAAAAAGCCTTGCAGGAGAGCGAACAACGATTCAATAAATTCATGCACCATTTGCCCGGTCTGGCCTGGATCAAAGATCTGGGGGGGCGGTACGTTTACGTTAATGAGGCCGCCGGGTTGGTATTTCAGACTTCACGTGAGGAGGTCCTTGGCAAACGCGATGAGGACATATTCCCGGCGGCGGTAGTAGACCAATTCAGGGAGAACGATCGACAGGCGTTGATGAGTCAAGCCGGAGTCCAGGTGATTGAGACCCTCAAACATCAGGATGGCGTGCTCCATCATTCGATCGTGAGCAAATTTCCCATACTGGGGCCCGATGGCCGGCCGGTCCTGATCGGCGGCATGGCTATTGACATGACTGCGCGGAAGCAGGCTGAGCAGTTGCTCCTGGAAAGCGAGGCTGAGGCGCGCCGGCTTCTCGCGCTGAATCAGACCATCATGATGAATATGGGGGAGGGTCTGTACACCATCGACTCGCAGGGTCTGGTCTCCTATATGAACCCGGAGGCGGAACGATTACTGGGATGGAAATCCGAAGAATTGCTTGGTCGCTCAATGCATCAGGTGGCGCATTACAAACATCCGGACGGGTCACCATTTCCCTTAGAAGAATGTCCAGGCTTTCAAGTCTTCCACAACGGTAAGGTTTTGAGAAACTTTGAGGATACCTTTATCAGGAAAGACGGGAGTTTCTTTCCGGTTTCCTATTCCTCTTCACCCCTGCGAGACCATAATGGCCAAATTGTGGGTGTGGTCATCGTCTTTCAAGATATTACCGAGCGCAAGCAGGCTGAGGCGGAACTGCGCCGTTGGAAGGATGAATTGGAAGTCCGTGTGCAAACCCGAACCGGAGAGTTGCTGTCTTCGAAGAATCGCCTCCGTTCATTGGCCTCCCAACTCAGTTTGACCGAAGAGCACCAGCGTCGAAAGTTGGCGAGTGATTTGCACGATTATCTCGTGCAATTGCTGGTGGTGGGAAGAATGAAATTATATGAATTGAAGAAGAATGTGCCGCTCTCTCCGGAGGCGGAGGGGTTGATGAGGGAATTGGAGGACGTCCTGCAGCAGGCGTTGACGTATTCGCGTACGACCATCGCCGAACTGAGTCCCCCCGCCTTGCATGAAGCCGGGTTGGCAGTGTCATTGAAGTGGCTGGCCGAGAGGATGGAAAAACATGGTCTACGGGTGGAGGTTCATACCGGTGCCTATCACCCTGCTCATCTTTCCGAAGATCGGGTGATCCTCTTGTTTCAGTCGGTCCGCGAATTATTATTTAACGTGCTCAAACACGCCGGCGTGAATGAGGCGACTGTTCGGATGTCTTCGGGACAGCGCGGCGAGGTGTGCATTGCGGTGGAGGATCGCGGAAAGGGGCTGCATGGTGATGCGTTGGTGCAAGCCATGGAGCCCGGTCATCTGGGTTTGTTTGCGGTCCAGGAGCGGATGGAGGCGATGGGTGGGCGGGTGGAACTTACTTCGGCCCCAGAGATTGGCACACATGTGAGGTTAGTGTTGCCGATTGAGGAGTCCATCCCACCAGAGGTTGGCAAGAAACAGGTTCCCCATGGATGCTTTGAACAGGCAACCCGGGAGGGAACGCCCGGGGTGAATGTACAACCCGAAGAGGCAACGAACACCGGACAAACCTCAACCCTTTCGCGGATTCGTGTCATGTTAGTTGACGATCATGCGACGCTTCGAAAGGGCTTGAAGAAATTGCTGGCACGATATCAGAATTTAG
- the ylqF gene encoding ribosome biogenesis GTPase YlqF: MSIQWFPGHMNVARKEAAKAMEAIDVLVEILDARMPNASSNPLITELRLHRQRPCLKVLNKSDLADPAVTQAWLTEFNREPDVNAVALSCHQAGQAAKVPGLCQLLAPHRHSASKPLRMLIMGIPNVGKSTLMNSLLKRRLAKVGNEPAVTKVQQRHTLNDHMTLIDSPGLLWPKIEDPLVGLMLATIHAVTAKVMVEEEIAEFLVSILLARYPTLLTKRYGFLTDGLDSTGVLEAIATKRGCLRKGKGGELDREKAAKILLTEFRNGTLGRISLETPEIREPRL; this comes from the coding sequence ATGTCCATACAATGGTTTCCCGGCCACATGAATGTCGCGCGCAAGGAAGCGGCCAAAGCGATGGAAGCCATCGATGTCCTGGTCGAAATACTGGATGCGCGCATGCCGAACGCCAGCAGCAACCCGTTGATCACCGAACTACGGCTGCACCGCCAGCGACCCTGTTTGAAGGTGCTCAACAAAAGCGATCTCGCCGACCCCGCCGTCACTCAAGCCTGGTTGACCGAATTCAACCGGGAACCTGACGTCAACGCCGTCGCCCTCTCCTGTCACCAGGCCGGCCAAGCCGCCAAAGTGCCCGGTCTCTGCCAGCTCCTCGCCCCGCATCGTCACAGCGCCAGCAAGCCGCTTCGCATGCTGATCATGGGCATCCCCAACGTCGGAAAATCCACACTCATGAATAGCCTGCTCAAACGCCGCCTCGCTAAAGTCGGCAACGAACCCGCCGTGACGAAAGTCCAGCAACGCCACACCCTGAACGACCACATGACGCTCATCGACTCACCCGGCCTCCTGTGGCCAAAAATCGAAGACCCCCTGGTGGGCCTCATGCTCGCAACCATCCACGCGGTCACCGCCAAGGTGATGGTCGAGGAAGAAATCGCCGAGTTTCTTGTCTCCATCCTTCTCGCGCGCTACCCTACCCTGCTGACCAAACGCTACGGTTTCCTCACAGACGGACTGGATAGCACGGGCGTGCTCGAGGCCATCGCCACAAAACGCGGATGTCTGCGGAAAGGAAAGGGCGGAGAATTGGATCGGGAAAAAGCGGCGAAAATTCTCTTGACGGAATTCCGCAATGGCACGCTGGGCCGGATTAGCCTGGAGACGCCGGAAATTCGAGAACCTCGCCTCTAA
- a CDS encoding LEA type 2 family protein, translating to MKRLSLVFPFLCGILFLIGCTSPPALSVQPASPEVLLVNITPLDATMFEQRLQVDLRVRNPNDFDLEVTGLDFTLHLNDQRLARGLTNKTSTIPRLGDAVISVETTTSTLDVIRHLLKLSQRQEVSYQVDGVLYSQGTRLPFENKGVLLNTNEISGSSPGS from the coding sequence ATGAAACGACTTTCTCTCGTATTTCCTTTTCTGTGTGGAATCCTGTTTCTCATCGGGTGCACTTCTCCTCCGGCATTGTCTGTCCAGCCTGCATCGCCGGAAGTCCTCCTGGTCAATATCACCCCGTTAGACGCCACGATGTTTGAACAACGGTTGCAAGTCGACTTGCGCGTTCGGAATCCCAATGATTTTGATCTGGAGGTCACCGGCCTTGATTTCACCCTGCATCTCAATGATCAACGACTTGCCCGCGGCCTGACAAATAAGACCTCGACGATCCCGAGGCTGGGGGATGCCGTCATTTCCGTTGAGACCACGACCTCCACACTCGATGTCATACGACACCTCCTAAAGCTCTCCCAACGGCAGGAAGTCTCCTATCAGGTCGACGGTGTCCTCTATAGCCAAGGTACCCGCTTACCCTTTGAAAACAAGGGAGTCTTGCTAAATACAAATGAAATCTCCGGCTCATCTCCTGGTTCATGA
- a CDS encoding GYD domain-containing protein, which produces MPIYVSLVNFTHDGLMTMKAKGVQRSDMVKKNVESLGGKMLHAFYCLGEYDVVAILEFPNNRAAMKAAVLNASMGHIRIKTMPAVSRDEWKSVLTETWGIPKKKKRG; this is translated from the coding sequence ATGCCGATCTATGTGAGTTTAGTGAATTTCACCCATGACGGGCTGATGACCATGAAGGCTAAGGGTGTGCAGCGGTCGGACATGGTAAAGAAAAATGTCGAATCCCTGGGAGGGAAAATGCTGCATGCCTTTTATTGCCTAGGGGAATATGATGTGGTGGCCATTTTAGAGTTTCCCAATAATCGCGCGGCCATGAAGGCCGCTGTGCTGAATGCCTCAATGGGGCATATTCGCATTAAGACGATGCCGGCGGTATCCCGCGATGAGTGGAAATCGGTCCTGACCGAAACGTGGGGCATACCCAAAAAGAAGAAGCGAGGGTGA
- a CDS encoding DEAD/DEAH box helicase family protein, translated as MELRRHQKELADICDQILGGRGLTDIVCAVTPGGGKSLLPQILASRLIPAIADALCWIVPRSVLQDQGARGFQDPSHRALLGHRLEAMMTTNQEHPTRGCAAYVTTYQALAADTRKINAKEFRRKRYILVLDEPHHLEEGGLWHEAIQPLYDRAVLRVLMSGTFERGEGTPIAFLPYSTSDRGNRLDWDSTESRAVIHYTLADALREHACIDLTVHYANCQATWLDAQGTEHHVESLAHAGKQTAAALLTALKTEAALELLSTGVKDWQVHRTTHSRSKLLVVAANIEQAQKYTAWLQERGVPAKIATSEDSTAAYQAIKAFKRQGSGAVDCLITVAMAYEGLDVPAITHLICLTHIRTKPWIEQVVHRATRMDPLAGPYAEQRAYIYAPDDRPFRECLGYILSQRTTAIANSPSSTQILGEGAYPDAQGLLPTDRAESSIQPLRSGVLEMRNQGLWANLATQGQTEIPQETPKERLDRLRKTIEQHVRAHEQSRKLSHGTVNRAVYSKFRKSRAAMTESELHKVMQWVHKIYPL; from the coding sequence ATGGAGCTACGGCGGCACCAGAAGGAATTAGCGGACATCTGCGACCAAATTCTAGGCGGGCGAGGCCTGACAGACATTGTCTGTGCGGTTACACCCGGTGGCGGCAAAAGCCTGCTGCCTCAGATACTGGCCTCCCGCTTGATTCCAGCCATTGCCGACGCCCTGTGCTGGATTGTCCCACGCAGTGTCTTACAGGATCAGGGTGCGCGAGGCTTCCAGGATCCCAGCCACCGGGCTCTTCTAGGCCACCGGCTGGAAGCCATGATGACCACCAATCAGGAACATCCAACAAGAGGATGTGCGGCCTATGTCACAACCTATCAGGCCCTGGCCGCCGATACCCGCAAGATCAACGCCAAAGAATTTCGCCGCAAGCGGTATATCCTTGTTCTGGATGAACCGCATCATCTCGAAGAGGGTGGACTGTGGCATGAGGCCATTCAGCCACTCTATGACCGGGCGGTTCTGCGTGTGTTGATGAGTGGGACCTTCGAACGTGGTGAAGGCACACCGATAGCCTTTCTGCCCTATTCAACCTCCGACCGGGGAAACCGGCTTGACTGGGACAGCACGGAATCCCGGGCCGTCATCCACTACACCTTAGCCGATGCTCTGCGCGAACATGCCTGCATTGATTTGACCGTCCATTACGCGAACTGTCAGGCAACCTGGTTGGACGCTCAGGGAACCGAGCACCATGTCGAAAGCCTGGCACATGCGGGGAAACAGACGGCGGCGGCACTCCTGACGGCGCTGAAGACGGAAGCAGCACTGGAACTCTTGAGCACGGGCGTGAAGGATTGGCAGGTACATCGCACCACCCATTCCCGATCGAAGTTGTTGGTAGTGGCCGCAAACATTGAGCAGGCGCAAAAGTATACGGCCTGGCTCCAGGAACGGGGCGTGCCGGCCAAAATTGCCACGAGTGAGGATTCCACGGCAGCCTATCAAGCCATCAAAGCGTTTAAACGACAGGGTAGCGGAGCCGTGGACTGCCTGATTACGGTGGCCATGGCCTATGAAGGCCTGGATGTGCCGGCCATTACCCATCTTATCTGCTTGACCCATATCAGGACCAAGCCATGGATCGAACAGGTCGTTCATCGAGCCACACGCATGGATCCGCTGGCGGGACCTTATGCCGAGCAACGGGCCTATATTTACGCTCCGGACGACCGGCCATTCCGGGAATGTCTGGGATACATTCTGTCCCAACGCACAACCGCAATCGCCAACAGTCCTTCATCAACACAGATCCTCGGAGAAGGGGCATACCCCGATGCACAGGGCCTCCTCCCGACGGATCGGGCGGAATCAAGCATCCAACCCCTGCGGTCCGGCGTCCTTGAAATGCGCAATCAAGGGTTATGGGCGAACCTGGCGACACAGGGCCAAACAGAAATCCCCCAGGAGACCCCAAAAGAACGATTAGATCGATTGCGAAAAACAATCGAACAGCATGTCCGCGCGCACGAGCAATCACGGAAACTGTCACATGGTACGGTCAATCGGGCGGTCTATTCGAAATTTCGGAAATCCCGCGCCGCCATGACCGAATCTGAACTCCATAAAGTCATGCAATGGGTCCATAAGATCTATCCGCTCTGA
- a CDS encoding DUF427 domain-containing protein, which yields MIAMTAQSHPHAITITPNPNRVKVTFNGTVIADTRRALTLREGPVPPAQYIPREDVTMSYLRPTTHSTHCPFKGDASYFSVSVEGKTAENAVWTYETPFASVADIRDYVAFYPEKMDAIEELSPAP from the coding sequence ATGATCGCCATGACTGCGCAAAGCCATCCTCATGCCATTACCATTACGCCCAATCCGAATCGGGTCAAGGTGACGTTTAACGGAACCGTCATTGCGGACACCAGGCGAGCCCTGACATTGCGGGAGGGGCCTGTGCCACCGGCTCAATATATTCCGCGTGAAGATGTAACGATGTCCTACCTTCGTCCCACGACCCATTCCACGCACTGCCCTTTTAAAGGGGACGCGTCGTATTTCAGCGTGAGCGTGGAGGGTAAAACAGCCGAGAATGCCGTCTGGACGTATGAGACGCCCTTCGCCTCCGTGGCTGACATTCGAGATTACGTGGCCTTTTATCCCGAGAAGATGGATGCCATTGAGGAGCTTTCTCCTGCCCCATGA
- a CDS encoding tetratricopeptide repeat protein gives MVAPVSVPQGGVAGGRLFAVGGFPIARVPIPVLSLPLILVFPCFCFASRTVLLTILRLGLLLSVGQVFLSLPGNLHAAEPFPNLSQAHFEHGQHLLNRGNLDEALSAFQSAITLDPENADAHYNAGYVLGRKGDTESAIHAYREAVRLFPDDSRFAEVYVNLAYALEQAGDLDQAIFAWRSALRLNPAQVPARRNLELALRHKQQIDRVVERWEETARLHPDEALIHASLGTALGQSGDVEGEIQAWREAIRLQPDQTMAYVGLGIALGQKEDLTGEIAVYQEAIRRQPDNPDVAPAYFNLAYALGKTGRFEEAGSAWRKAIQLRHGAEVHGRLEWLIGKRDLVDHMISAWEHVIRQHPDDAGAWMRLGLALGQKDDREGELTAYRHAIGLQPSGSILGEAYGYLGDALTRSGAWQEAIEVYQTLVDLRPDDSRANQGLSVAHRQLGLALLKQGDLDRAIQELRLTIQLNPNDEQAKVALTDALDRKEVQQN, from the coding sequence ATGGTCGCTCCCGTGTCTGTTCCCCAAGGCGGTGTGGCGGGTGGCCGCTTATTTGCGGTAGGGGGATTTCCTATAGCCCGCGTGCCCATTCCGGTTCTTTCTTTACCCCTAATTTTAGTTTTTCCCTGTTTCTGCTTTGCTTCTCGGACGGTTCTTCTCACAATTCTCAGACTCGGTCTTCTGTTAAGTGTGGGACAGGTTTTCCTGTCGTTGCCCGGCAATCTCCATGCGGCAGAACCCTTTCCGAATCTTTCGCAGGCTCATTTTGAGCACGGGCAACACCTGCTGAACCGCGGAAATCTGGATGAGGCCCTTTCGGCCTTTCAGTCCGCCATTACCCTGGACCCTGAAAATGCCGACGCACACTATAACGCAGGATATGTGCTGGGACGAAAAGGCGACACGGAAAGTGCCATTCATGCCTACCGTGAGGCGGTCCGGTTATTTCCGGACGACTCCCGTTTTGCTGAAGTCTATGTCAATCTGGCCTATGCGCTTGAGCAGGCTGGTGATCTTGATCAGGCCATTTTCGCTTGGCGCTCCGCGTTGCGATTAAATCCGGCACAGGTCCCTGCCAGACGCAATCTTGAATTGGCCCTCAGGCACAAACAACAGATTGATCGCGTCGTGGAGAGGTGGGAGGAGACGGCCAGGTTGCATCCAGACGAAGCGCTGATTCATGCCAGCCTTGGGACTGCGTTGGGTCAATCGGGGGATGTCGAGGGTGAAATTCAGGCATGGCGGGAAGCGATTCGTCTCCAACCCGATCAGACCATGGCCTATGTGGGTCTCGGTATCGCGCTGGGGCAGAAAGAAGATCTGACTGGAGAGATTGCCGTCTATCAGGAAGCGATCCGGCGACAGCCCGATAATCCGGATGTCGCCCCGGCGTATTTTAATCTGGCCTATGCCCTTGGGAAAACGGGGCGATTCGAAGAGGCTGGCAGCGCCTGGCGGAAGGCCATTCAACTCAGGCACGGGGCCGAGGTGCATGGCCGGTTGGAGTGGTTGATCGGCAAGCGGGACTTGGTCGATCACATGATTTCCGCCTGGGAGCACGTGATCCGTCAGCACCCCGACGATGCCGGAGCATGGATGCGCCTAGGACTTGCTCTCGGTCAGAAGGACGACCGGGAAGGGGAATTAACGGCCTATCGCCATGCCATTGGTTTGCAGCCCTCTGGATCTATCCTTGGGGAGGCCTATGGTTATTTGGGTGATGCGTTGACCCGAAGCGGGGCGTGGCAGGAAGCAATCGAAGTCTACCAGACACTTGTCGACCTTCGTCCCGATGATTCTCGTGCGAACCAGGGCTTGAGTGTTGCTCACCGGCAGTTGGGTCTGGCCCTCCTCAAGCAAGGGGATTTGGACCGGGCCATTCAAGAACTAAGATTGACCATACAGCTCAACCCGAACGATGAACAGGCAAAGGTCGCGCTCACCGATGCCTTAGACAGGAAGGAAGTTCAGCAAAACTGA